The Limnospira fusiformis SAG 85.79 genomic interval AGCCCTTGAATACACCAGCACCCCCCCGGAAATTCTTTCAGCCCTAGGGTTGGCTTGGTTAGCCCTAGGAAATGAACCCCAAGGCTATTATTATCTAGGATTGTCAGCCTCTTATAGTTGTGACTATCAAACAGCTATTAATTACTATAATCAGTATTTGGCAAATTGTCAAGAGTACGAATCATCTATTAATCTGGAAGTTAAGGTAAACCTGGCTAACTGTTATCAACGGCTAAATCAATATAATTATGCAGCGGCTATCTATCGCGGTTTAATTGATGAATTCCCTCAAGTTGTGGAACTCTATGCTAACTTGATTTTATCATTGTCAGAAATCGGCGAAATGGCGGAAGCTATAACTATGGCGACTGTGGCTGTTAACAATTTTCCAGATCAGATTTCTCTGAAGTTTGCCAAATTGCGATTATTCCCGATCATCTACAATACTACTGCGGAAATTTTCGCCTCTCGACAAGGGTTTGCTAAAGACCTCAACGCCATTATTGAGGAAACCTCGATTTTTGATAATGCTACCCTCCAGGCTGTGGGAGAAGGGACAAATTTTTATCTGCAATATCAGGGAGATGAACAGTTATTTAAAGGTGGTTTGTCTGAAAAAAACTTACAGCGCCAATATGGGAATTTTTTACATCGGGTAATGGTCGCCCACTATCCCCAATGGCGAGAAGCACCGCCCCCTAGACGCAGGGCAAAATCTGATAAAATTCGAGTTGGTTATATCTGTTCGTTTTTACAATGGCACACGGTGGGTAATCTATTTTTAGGATGGGTGAAAAATAGCGATCGCCAAAAGTTTCAGGTCTACTGTTATTATACCGGACAGGAAGCGGATCAGATTACGGATTTATATCAACAATATTCGGAGGGATTTTATCATATCTATAATAACATTGAACAAGTCAGCCAACAAATTTATAGCGATCGCCTGGATATTCTGGTATTTTTAGAGTTGGGAATGTGTCCGCAAACCCTACAAATAGCCGGACTAAAACTCGCCCCTATTTATTGTGCTACCTGGGGACATCCAGCCACTACAGGATTACCAACTATCGATTATTTTATCTCCGCTGAATTGCTGGAACCTGCTCACGCCGAAACTTACTACAACGAACATTTAATTTGTTTACCTAATTTAGGGATTTACCTAGACCAGCCATCATTTCCCCCCTTAGAAAAATCTCGGT includes:
- a CDS encoding tetratricopeptide repeat protein, which codes for MTDQIISPDVELATFHCQLGSQFLESGRLAAAESEYQKAIAICPGLTNAYLGYGALLLLQNQPQQAINTYEKALEYTSTPPEILSALGLAWLALGNEPQGYYYLGLSASYSCDYQTAINYYNQYLANCQEYESSINLEVKVNLANCYQRLNQYNYAAAIYRGLIDEFPQVVELYANLILSLSEIGEMAEAITMATVAVNNFPDQISLKFAKLRLFPIIYNTTAEIFASRQGFAKDLNAIIEETSIFDNATLQAVGEGTNFYLQYQGDEQLFKGGLSEKNLQRQYGNFLHRVMVAHYPQWREAPPPRRRAKSDKIRVGYICSFLQWHTVGNLFLGWVKNSDRQKFQVYCYYTGQEADQITDLYQQYSEGFYHIYNNIEQVSQQIYSDRLDILVFLELGMCPQTLQIAGLKLAPIYCATWGHPATTGLPTIDYFISAELLEPAHAETYYNEHLICLPNLGIYLDQPSFPPLEKSRSDWQISAHDIIYLSCQSLFKYLPQYDDIYGKIAQRVHQSKFVFISHWYQEVTAKFQKRLYAAFDKLGLSGEDYCLFLPRLNYAEYLQLQSLADVGLDTFQFTGFATTLDAIAANLPLVTHEGTIMRSRQSAGILRRLGVTETIAYSESEYIEIAVKLGLDHETRTAIKQKIKNRRFRLYNDLKCIEGLEEFYQTCVPVK